The following nucleotide sequence is from Solidesulfovibrio carbinolicus.
TCGAAAACCAGTTCCGGAGTGGAACAGTCGCCCATGCATTCAGGTAAGAGCCAGAAGACGACAGGAGAGCTTGCGGCCAGTTCTTGGGCTTTCGGATTGATGCTCAGGATACGCAGCAGGCGGAGTTGGTTAACCGAAAATGGTCGGACCACGTCTTTGGCCCACTGCGGAATTTTTTCGCAAAAGTGCTGCATCGGGTGATCGTGAGGCAGGGAGTCCATCGCATCAGAAACAAAGGAATAATCTAGGGCCGTGTCATCTTGGACCCAGCCATGCCCCTCCATTCGTTCGAGGCGCAGGTGTCCTTCCCAGGACGCGAGACGGATCAGGCCGTAATCGAAGCCGTAAATCTCGCGCAGGTCTATGAGCAGGGAGCCAGTCTCTCGCTCCAAGGAACAAAACTCTTGTCCGATGATCATTGGTTTCTCCCAGGGCAAAGAAGATGGGGTCACGTCCGTCAACGTGGTGTAAATTCCGGTGTGCTTGAGGTGGCAATCGGTCAGGCTGCCCTGGGTGGAATTTGGGCTGGCTGCGCCTCGTTGTGTTGGGTGTTGAGTTCGGCCATGGCCTCGACCTGCATGTAGCGGCTTTGCAGCTGCCACTCGTCGTTTTGCTCCAGCAAGATGGCCCCGATGAGCCGGATGATGGACTGCTCGTTGGGGAAGATGCCGACCACGTCCGCTCGCCGCTTCACCTCTTTGTTCAGCCTTTCCAGCGGATTGGTGCTGTGCAGCTTGACCCGGTGCTGTGCCGGGAAGGTCATGTAGGCCAGCACGTCGTGCTCGGTTTCGTCCATGAAACTGGCGAGTTTTGGCCATTTGCCGCGAAGCTGGTCAGCGACATGCCGCCAGGTCTGACTGGCGCTGGCCGCGTCTGGCTGCAAAAAGGCCTGCCGGAGGGCGGCGGAAACCATGGCGTGCTGCGATTTAGGGACGCGAGCCAAAGCGTTTCGCATCCAGTGAACCCGGCAGTGCTGCCATGTGGCCCCGAATGTCTTGGCGATGGCGGCCTTGAGGCCTTCATGAGCGTCGGAGACGACAAGCTTCACGCCGGCAAGTCCCCGACGAAGAAGGCCTTTGAGGAAAAAAGACCAAAACGGCTCGGCTTCGCTGGGGCCGATGTGCAGCCCCACGATTTCCCGGCGGCCTTCGGTGTTCGCCGCCACGGCGATTATGGCGGCGACGCTGACCACCCGGCCGCCCTCGCGCTGCTTGAGGTAGGTCGCTTCCAGCCACAAGTAGGGCCACTCTCCCGTAAGCGGCCGAGAAAGAAAGGCATGGACCCGTTCATCGATGTCCTTGCACAGCTTGGACACCTGGGACTTTGAGATGCCGGAAAGGCCCATGGCTTGGACAAGATCATCCACGCGCCGCGTCGATATGCCGCCGATCCAGGCCTCCTGGATGACGGCCACCAAGGCGCGCTCACTGGTCTTGCGCGGCTCCAGGAAGGGCGGAAAGTAGCTGCCCTGGCGCAGCTTGGGGATGCGTAGCTGCAGGGAGCCGACGCGGGTATCAAGGCTGCGGTCCCGGTAGCCGTTGCGGTAACTGACCCGCTCGGCGCTTCGTTCGTGGCGGCTGGCCCCGATGAGGCCATCCACATCGGCCTCCATGAGAAGTTGCTGGACCGCTTCCGCCAGGGAACGGAGAAAATCGCCGCCGTCGGCCTTTTGCATCAGCTCGATTAATGCCATGCTGTCCTCGGCCATCGTGGTCTCCTTTGGTTGCAGGTGCGGCTTCGCAACTTCACCTTACAGCCAATTGACCCGATGGCCACCTCGCCCATCCCGTCCAGGCTGGAGCTACCACCGGCCTGGACGACTCCAGAATTTACACCACCTCCGTGGACTCTAACGAAGATGGTTCCTCCTCTCTCCGGTGCGTTCCAGTTATTGGAATTCTCAGCCAAGCTTTTCTAGGCAGGCTAGAGGAGTGAGTCTTCCTCCTTTTTCGGGGTGGTTTCATGCCATCTAGTTCGCTGGTGCCCAAGCTTTCTTGACCACATCTCCCTGATCTATCCCGGCAGGTCGATCCACCTATTTCGCCTCGGAGTCCCCGTTTCACTTCGTCTCCGCTTCCTTGGAAAATATTTGCCATCAAAACTAACAGGCCATTTAAAAGAGACTGCCGTTCGACTTTTTGGAACGATCGCGACGTATCCACCCATGAAATCGAGAGGTCGAGGAAACAGGACGCGAGGGATACGGGGATGGACACCATGAAGTACTGTAAAGACTGCATGATATGGAAGTTGAGTTTGATCTCGGTGAGGGTGAGTCAATCTGAGCTCCGGTTTTGTCGGGAAAAGCGGGAGCTGCGGTTCGCCTATGAGTATCAATGTGACGGACGGATGGAGCACGAGGCGGCCCAGGATGCGACGGTCGTGGTTTGATTGCATCGCAGGGCAAGGGGCGATGAGGCGTCTGAAGGCCGACGGGACGGTAGTTCGGGCGAGAGAATACACGGAAGGTTTGGGAAAAGGCTGAAATGAGGCGGCTCTTGCGTCAGGACTAGTGTCGAGGGTGGTGTTCACCTGGGGGTAGGAAAGGGCGGTGTCTTGGTTTCGGGGGGGGGGGCTTGCGGTCGCCGAAGTCTGTTCATGGGGTTGGAGAGTGGCCTTGGGAGTTTTGGTATCCAGAGTGGGGTGAAAGTTCGCAGGTCCAGCCAGGGGTTCCCGTGCAGACCTGCGCAGGGGGGGCGTATGAGTGAGCGCTACATTAAGGGCGTCACCTTGGTGATGATCCGCAATCTGCTGAAACGGTTTGGACCGACCACTGAACTGGCGGGCGATCTGGTCAATTGGCTCGAGGACAAGGGCTGGCAGTTGGGTGTCCATTTCGATCGTGGCAGAGAGATGAAGCGACGGTGGAGACACTCGGACAAACTCTCCAAAGGTGACTGGAAGAGTCTAAGAGACAAGTTCGCTACAGCCGAGCTCCCAAGGAGCCCGTCCACCCTCAGGAAAAATCTCGAGTCGCTTGGCCACACATTTCATCTGGACAACCTCGAAATTGATATCCTTGAATTGGGTGTGCTCTATCGTTTGAGCAATCTCGTGGAAAGCCTGCTTGATGTTGGCTTCGAATGCGCTGATTTTGTGCATGTCATCGCCGCTGTGCTGCTAAAAACACGCGACGAAGTCCATCGCCGGCTTTCACCTGGCTCCAAGCTCCGTTCGTCAGGCCTCCTCTGTGACGATATGCCCTATGCACGTGAATTCGCTATCAAGACATCCCACAAGACCATGGCCGCTGTCTGTCCCCCCAGGAAACTTGAGAAGGAAATGCGTCGCATTTTCCTGGGCCCCCCCTGCACCCCAAACCTTCTTTGGCAGGATTTCGATCATATCGGCAGGGAACGTGATTTAGCCCTGCGCATCCTTCAAGGTGCCTTGAACAGCGCCGAGCGGGGGGTCAATCTCCTCGTGTACGGTCCCCCTGGCACGGGGAAGACTGAGTTCTGCAAGGTCCTGGCCCACAAGGCCGGAGTGGCCCTTCATGTGGTCGGCGAGGCCGACGAGGATGGGGAGGAGATGGAACGCCGGGAGCGTATCTCGGCCCTGCGTATGTCTCAGACTCTTCTGGCGGAGAAGGATGACGCGGTGCTTTTGGCGGAGGAGATGGAGGATTTTTTTTGGGGGGGTGAATCCAGGGTGTATGCGCACAGGATTCTGGAGGACAACTCGCGGCCGGTTCTGTGGACCTGCAACCATATTGAGTCCTTCGAGCCCTCAATTCTTCGACGTTTGACCATGGCTCTTGAAATCCGGACCCCGGACGTGGCCGTTCGAGGTCGGGTATGGCGACGAATCCTGGCCAGGGAGGGCATTAAACTGCCGCAAGAGGATGTTTCCGCCCTCGCGTCCGAGTTTCAGGCGCCGCCATCCATGGCCGTCAGCGCCGTACGCGGGGCCAAACTCGCCGGGGGCGGTGGGGAAGAGATCCGCCAACTGGTTAGAGGACTGGCCAAGATCGTGCCGGGCAACGAGGAGCGGCTCATTGAGGTGGCGCCGGATCCCTTTGATGCAACGCTGGCAGCAGCCGACCAGGATCTGGAGGTTCTGGTCAAAAGGCTCGCTGCGAGCCAATCCCGTGCCTTTTCTTTATGCTTGAGTGGACCTCCGGGCACGGGCAAGAGCGCTTTCGCCCGCCATTTGGCCAAATGCCTGGGACTCGAGGTCCGCCAGCAGCGGACCTCCGATCTCCTCTCCATGTGGGTAGGGGGAAGCGAAAAGCAGATCGCCAAGGCCTTTGCCGAGGCCCGCGAATCCGGCGTCATGCTCGTCTTCGACGAGGCCGATTCGCTTCTGCGGGACCGCCGTTCAGCCCAGCAAAGCTGGGAGATCACGCAAGTCAACGAGATGCTGACCTGGATGGAACGCCATCCGTTACCCTTTGCCTGCACCACGAATCTGATGGAGCACCTTGATCAGGCCTCCCTGCGGCGCTTTACCTTCAAAGTCCACTTCAATTATTTGGGCAAGGTGCAAGCCGAGAGAACCTTTGCCGCGTTTTTTGGTTATGAGGCGATTGGAGGGGTATCGTCATTGGCAATGCTCACTCCAGGCGATTTCGCAGTGGTCCGTCGCAAGGCGGAGATTCTCGGCCTGCTCGGAGACGTTCCGGCCTTGGTGCGGATGCTGCGAGAGGAAAGCAGAGTCAAGGGTCTTCGTTCAAACCGGATCGGGTTCATTGGACCGTGTGGAGGAGGGGCCTGATTGCGATGGCGGGGGCAACTATTTCAAGTTCAAGAGTCAGGGATCCTAGGGGAAAGTCTTCACTTTATATCGGGAATTATTTATTCTTCGCTCATCCAGAAGCTTAGTGGGACAGGGACATGGCCCGGCCCTCTCCGGCTGAGGTCTCGGGAAATGTTTCCTCCCTTGCGACGCTCACGCCTGGCGCTTTCGCGATAGTCCGCCGCGAGGCAGAGATACTCGGCATGCTCGGGGACGTGTCGGCGCTGGAGAGGATGCTGCGAGAGTAAAACCGGGCAAAAAGCTTCGCCCGAGCCGGATCGATTTCGCCTGAATTTGTGGAGGAGGGGGATTTGATTGCGATAGGCTGAGTCACCCATGCCAATCTCAGCAATCCGAGAATCTATGGGAAATGCTTCACTTTATGTCAGGGAACGCCTATGCTTTGCCCTATCTAAATACATATAGGGGAGCAGAGGGCATGGCACAGTTCTTTCCGGCTTGCACGAACGACTTCCGCACGGATGGAGAGGAGCGGTTTTACCGTTTCCTGGATGATGCCACCGGGAAGGGGAATCGCTTCTTGGTCTGGTACGGTCCGAATGTCGGTGGCTTCGAACCTGATTTCATTGTCTTTCACCCCGACATTGGCCTCGTGGTTTTTGAGGTGAAGGATTGGGCCGTGTCACAGCTCCTCGAAGCCGACCCCCATGGTGTCCGCCTGCGGATGGGTGGCACGGTCGAACGGCGCGACAATCCGTTGCGTCAGGCCAGGGATTATGCCCTGGCCATCATGGACGCCCTCCACAAGGATGGGCGTCTTCTCTCCCGTGACCCGTTTCACGCTGGAAAGGTCGCCCTCCCCGTTCAACATGGCGCAGTTTTCGCCAACATCTTCAAAAGCGAAGCCCAGGAGGTCGGTCTTCTCAAAATCTTTCCAGCCGATAAGGTCCTGTACCTCGATGATATCCATCACTGCTCCGATTTGAGTATGGACGCATCAGGACAAGCCTTGACCAGTCGGCTGCTGTACATGTTCAGGCCACCTT
It contains:
- a CDS encoding IS256 family transposase; this encodes MAEDSMALIELMQKADGGDFLRSLAEAVQQLLMEADVDGLIGASRHERSAERVSYRNGYRDRSLDTRVGSLQLRIPKLRQGSYFPPFLEPRKTSERALVAVIQEAWIGGISTRRVDDLVQAMGLSGISKSQVSKLCKDIDERVHAFLSRPLTGEWPYLWLEATYLKQREGGRVVSVAAIIAVAANTEGRREIVGLHIGPSEAEPFWSFFLKGLLRRGLAGVKLVVSDAHEGLKAAIAKTFGATWQHCRVHWMRNALARVPKSQHAMVSAALRQAFLQPDAASASQTWRHVADQLRGKWPKLASFMDETEHDVLAYMTFPAQHRVKLHSTNPLERLNKEVKRRADVVGIFPNEQSIIRLIGAILLEQNDEWQLQSRYMQVEAMAELNTQHNEAQPAQIPPRAA
- a CDS encoding AAA family ATPase, which codes for MSERYIKGVTLVMIRNLLKRFGPTTELAGDLVNWLEDKGWQLGVHFDRGREMKRRWRHSDKLSKGDWKSLRDKFATAELPRSPSTLRKNLESLGHTFHLDNLEIDILELGVLYRLSNLVESLLDVGFECADFVHVIAAVLLKTRDEVHRRLSPGSKLRSSGLLCDDMPYAREFAIKTSHKTMAAVCPPRKLEKEMRRIFLGPPCTPNLLWQDFDHIGRERDLALRILQGALNSAERGVNLLVYGPPGTGKTEFCKVLAHKAGVALHVVGEADEDGEEMERRERISALRMSQTLLAEKDDAVLLAEEMEDFFWGGESRVYAHRILEDNSRPVLWTCNHIESFEPSILRRLTMALEIRTPDVAVRGRVWRRILAREGIKLPQEDVSALASEFQAPPSMAVSAVRGAKLAGGGGEEIRQLVRGLAKIVPGNEERLIEVAPDPFDATLAAADQDLEVLVKRLAASQSRAFSLCLSGPPGTGKSAFARHLAKCLGLEVRQQRTSDLLSMWVGGSEKQIAKAFAEARESGVMLVFDEADSLLRDRRSAQQSWEITQVNEMLTWMERHPLPFACTTNLMEHLDQASLRRFTFKVHFNYLGKVQAERTFAAFFGYEAIGGVSSLAMLTPGDFAVVRRKAEILGLLGDVPALVRMLREESRVKGLRSNRIGFIGPCGGGA